Proteins encoded within one genomic window of Cucumis sativus cultivar 9930 chromosome 3, Cucumber_9930_V3, whole genome shotgun sequence:
- the LOC101213543 gene encoding dentin sialophosphoprotein isoform X1 encodes MYGGPSKLGRPGGGAGRGHAGKRPHSSFPLPPSHRPSGRLSLGGGAAGSVSNPRNRTTTATTSEASQSAEENFSLVTGNNPLAFGMIIRLAPDLIDEIKRVEAQGGTPRIKFDANANNSSGNVIDVGGKEFRFTWSRERGDSCEIYEERKSGEDGSGLLIESGNCWRKLNVHRVLDESTTNHVKKLSEEAERKSKSRRAIVLEPGNPSMKNQIKQLAAAEANPWRHFKNKKEPPFKKQKNELSQVGPPKSTYKPGMPSLPASKDRLSSSPIPLPPEQFGAPVSQFGSANTSKTHVIAEDIRPRVPAKINPAASNEKEIPTIAPKGVLETPGQEGNSGTKPTDLQGMLYNLLLENPKGMSLKALEKAVGDKIPNAVKKIEPIIKKIATYQAPGRYLLKSGVGLEGSKKPTSEGESSPLISHHQTSVHEDLPDQTNAPELQLEARCGMDLEEKVETSQANKESNFLETNGIQQPDPFAEKKSSENSEGQAASSSDNESDSDSDSDSSDSGSDSGNHSRSRSRSPVGSGSGSSSDSESDGPSNSQEGSDVDVDIMTSDDDKESKQKLQASVQGFSTSPAAWKSPDGGPVQIIDDEKEDGQEYDAIDIEKDSSDDEPDAKIDGRSLLPTEEGVRPVEEPRSFSPYPDEFQERQNFIGSLFEDRENNVVDSARHEQSDSTGRISKGKSKRSSDLECLEEKSDHTKRLKSESLAQQPVSGNWGVQLQSPRNLSPSKLNRDSVRNLTSQVTNKGEIKGNSDFRPKKGNKETVSEKNSSDVSQAGWRPHDQSGVRAVDTATRADKHGDIGRGTKHTEKSGHANENFHVFKDTFYGNPDNEGTKEKKVSKNSRSGGPGDKQIQPLDSHHSKPGEIVGKFKDGQTFSSSQMGYSPRDNNNRVSANRSPVNGKGRILQREPSDLELGELREPFHEEARGKKKFERNNSLKQLENKENTTDIWGSDLNKGKSNLKASLEYGKRSSPHVSTKFPSNPEGSNKKKNSEHIVEDSNRINNRSLLSHSQYNSRIDHAEVDKSADGNVKPNQGNGPEGYVESNRKASVGISQLNDTKREQPPSKKGSKRQAPNPITEVTDGLKNPVSAERENSDPKRRDSSSDENSCSYSKYEKDEPELKGAIKDFSQYKEYVQEYHDKYESYLSLNKILESYRTEFCKLGKELDSARGQDSEKYFNVLGQLKESYRLCSTRHKRLKKIFIVLHEELKHIKERIRDFVQTYAKD; translated from the exons ATGTACGGCGGACCATCCAAGCTCGGCCGACCTGGCGGCGGTGCCGGCCGTGGACACGCAGGAAAGCGCCCCCACTCCTCTTTTCCTCTACCACCTTCTCACCGCCCCTCCGGCCGTCTCTCCCTTGGCGGTGGTGCCGCTGGTTCTGTCTCCAATCCTCGGAATCGAACCACCACCGCAACCACATCCGAAGCCTCTCAATCCGCCGAGGAGAATTTCAGTCTCGTTACTGGTAACAACCCCTTGGCTTTTGGTATGATTATTCGGTTGGCTCCGGATTTGATCGATGAGATCAAGCGGGTTGAGGCGCAAGGCGGGACTCCGAGGATTAAGTTTGATGCCAACGCCAATAATTCTAGTGGTAAT GTCATTGATGTTGGTGGGAAAGAGTTTAGGTTCACATGGTCACGTGAACGTGGTGATAGTTGTGAAATATATGAAGAACGCAAAAGTGGAGAAGATGGAAGTGGTTTACTCATTGAATCAGGGAATTGTTGGAGAAAACTGAATGTGCACCGTGTCTTGGATGAATCAACTACAAACCATGTTAAGAAGTTGTCTGAAGAAGCTGAACGTAAATCTAAGTCTCGTAG AGCTATCGTTTTAGAACCTGGGAATCCATCAATGAAGAATCAAATAAAGCAATTGGCTGCTGCCGAAG CTAATCCGTGGAGGCATTTTAAGAATAAGAAAGAGCCTCCCTTTAAAAAGCAGAAAAACGAATTGTCTCAAG TTGGGCCTCCAAAATCTACATATAAACCTGGTATGCCATCGTTACCTGCTTCTAAGGATAGGCTATCATCTTCACCTATTCCGTTGCCACCTGAGCAATTCGGTGCTCCAGTATCTCAATTTGGGTCTGCAAACACCAGTAAGACCCATGTTATTGCAGAAGATATTAGACCTCGAGTACCTGCTAAGATTAATCCTGCTGCTAGCAACGAGAAGGAAATCCCGACCATAGCTCCAAAAGGAGTACTTGAAACACCAGGACAGGAAGGGAATAGTGGAACTAAACCAACAGACTTGCAAGGAATGTTGTATAATTTACTTTTGGAGAATCCCAAGGGGATGAGTTTGAAG GCCTTGGAGAAAGCTGTTGGCGATAAAATCCCAAATGCGGTGAAAAAGATTGAGCCAATCATTAAAAAA ATTGCAACCTACCAAGCTCCAGGGAGATATCTTTTGAAATCAGGAGTTGGGTTGGAAGGCTCTAAAAAACCTACATCGGAAGGTGAAAG CTCTCCTTTGATCAGCCATCACCAAACCTCTGTACATGAAGACCTCCCTGATCAAACAAATGCTCCAGAATTGCAGTTAGAAGCAAGATGTGGCATGGATTTGGAGGAAAAGGTAGAAACCTCTCAAGCTAAcaaagaatcaaatttcttgGAGACAAATGGCATCCAACAGCCTGATCCTTTTGCTGAGAAAAAAAGTTCCGAAAATAGTGAAGGCCAGGCAGCTAGTTCTTCTGACAACGAAAGTGACAGTGATTCTGATAGTGATAGTAGTGATAGTGGAAGCGATAGTGGGAATCATAGTAGGAGTAGAAGCCGAAGCCCTGTGGGTAGTGGGAGTGGGAGTAGCAGTGATAGTGAAAGTGATGGGCCTTCCAATAGCCAGGAGGGTTCTGATGTGGACGTGGATATCATGACCAGTGACGATGACAAAGAATCCAAGCAGAAATTGCAAGCTTCTGTGCAGGGTTTCTCTACATCCCCTGCTGCTTGGAAAAGTCCAGATGGTGGGCCTGTGCAGATTATAGATGATGAGAAGGAAGACGGACAAGAATATGATGCAATTGATATTGAGAAAGATTCTTCTGATGATGAGCCAGATGCTAAAATTGATGGTCGTAGTTTACTTCCTACTGAAGAAGGTGTAAGACCCGTGGAAGAACCAAGATCCTTTTCACCATACCCTGATGAATTCCAAGAGCGCCAAAATTTTATTGGGAGTTTGTTTGAGGATAGGGAAAATAATGTTGTGGACAGTGCCAGGCATGAACAATCTGACAGCACAGGTCGAATATCTAAAGGCAAATCTAAAAGAAGTTCTGATCTGGAGTGCTTAGAAGAGAAATCTGATCATACCAAGAGATTAAAATCTGAAAGCTTAGCCCAACAACCAGTTTCTGGTAATTGGGGAGTCCAATTACAGAGTCCTCGCAATTTATCTCCTAGTAAACTCAATAGAGATTCTGTCAGAAATCTTACAAGTCAAGTTACTAATAAAGGGGAAATTAAAGGCAATTCTGACTTTAGACCAAAAAAGGGAAACAAAGAAACAGtttcagaaaaaaatagttcagATGTTTCACAAGCAGGTTGGAGGCCTCATGACCAAAGTGGAGTGAGGGCTGTAGATACAGCTACCAGAGCCGACAAGCATGGTGATATTGGGCGTGGCACTAAACACACTGAAAAGAGTGGCCATgctaatgaaaattttcatgtgTTCAAAGATACATTTTATGGAAACCCTGATAATGAAGGGACAAAGGAGAAAAAGGTGTCAAAAAATTCTAGATCAGGTGGGCCAGGGGACAAACAGATACAACCTTTGGACTCCCATCACAGTAAACCTGGTGAAATAGTTGGTAAATTCAAAGATGGCCAAACATTTTCAAGCTCACAGATGGGGTATTCACCAAgggataataataatagagttAGTGCCAACAGGTCCCCAGTTAATGGAAAAGGTCGAATTCTACAAAGAGAGCCTTCAGACCTGGAGTTAGGTGAACTTCGGGAGCCTTTCCACGAGGAAGCACGgggtaaaaagaaatttgaaagaaacaattcGTTGAAACAGTTggagaataaagaaaacactACAGATATCTGGGGTTCAGAtttaaataaaggaaaatctaATTTGAAGGCTAGTTTAGAATATGGAAAGCGGTCGTCACCCCATGTAAGTACTAAGTTTCCCAGCAATCCGGAAGgctcaaataaaaagaaaaattcagaACATATAGTTGAAGATTCTAACAGGATTAACAACCGGTCTTTGCTCTCTCATTCACAATATAATTCAAGAATAGATCATGCTGAAGTCGACAAGTCAGCTGATGGAAATGTAAAACCTAATCAAGGGAATGGTCCAGAAGGCTATGTGGAAAGCAACAGAAAAGCTTCTGTTGGCATTTCCCAGCTGAATGATACAAAAAGAGAACAGCCTCCCTCAAAAAAAGGAAGTAAAAGACAAGCACCTAATCCAATAACCGAAGTTACTGATGGACTTAAAAACCCAGTATCAGCTGAGCGTGAAAATAGCGATCCAAAGAGACGAGATTCCTCTTCAGACGAAAATAGTTGTTCATATTCCAAGTATGAAAAGGATGAGCCAGAGTTGAAGGGAGCAATCAAGGATTTTTCTCA GTACAAGGAATATGTACAGGAGTATCATGATAAATATGAATCATACCTATCTTTGAACAAAATCCTAGAAAGCTACAG GACTGAGTTCTGCAAACTCGGGAAGGAACTTGATTCTGCTAGAGGACAAGATTCGGAGAAATACTTTAATGTCTTAGGACAGTTGAAAGAATCCTATCGGCTGTGTTCAACG AGGCAcaagagattgaaaaaaatattcattgtTCTCCACGAAGAGCTGAAG CATATAAAGGAAAGGATTAGAGATTTTGTACAAACATATGCAAAAGATTAA
- the LOC101213543 gene encoding dentin sialophosphoprotein isoform X3: MRSSGLRRKAGLRGLSLMPTPIILVVIAIVLEPGNPSMKNQIKQLAAAEANPWRHFKNKKEPPFKKQKNELSQVGPPKSTYKPGMPSLPASKDRLSSSPIPLPPEQFGAPVSQFGSANTSKTHVIAEDIRPRVPAKINPAASNEKEIPTIAPKGVLETPGQEGNSGTKPTDLQGMLYNLLLENPKGMSLKALEKAVGDKIPNAVKKIEPIIKKIATYQAPGRYLLKSGVGLEGSKKPTSEGESSPLISHHQTSVHEDLPDQTNAPELQLEARCGMDLEEKVETSQANKESNFLETNGIQQPDPFAEKKSSENSEGQAASSSDNESDSDSDSDSSDSGSDSGNHSRSRSRSPVGSGSGSSSDSESDGPSNSQEGSDVDVDIMTSDDDKESKQKLQASVQGFSTSPAAWKSPDGGPVQIIDDEKEDGQEYDAIDIEKDSSDDEPDAKIDGRSLLPTEEGVRPVEEPRSFSPYPDEFQERQNFIGSLFEDRENNVVDSARHEQSDSTGRISKGKSKRSSDLECLEEKSDHTKRLKSESLAQQPVSGNWGVQLQSPRNLSPSKLNRDSVRNLTSQVTNKGEIKGNSDFRPKKGNKETVSEKNSSDVSQAGWRPHDQSGVRAVDTATRADKHGDIGRGTKHTEKSGHANENFHVFKDTFYGNPDNEGTKEKKVSKNSRSGGPGDKQIQPLDSHHSKPGEIVGKFKDGQTFSSSQMGYSPRDNNNRVSANRSPVNGKGRILQREPSDLELGELREPFHEEARGKKKFERNNSLKQLENKENTTDIWGSDLNKGKSNLKASLEYGKRSSPHVSTKFPSNPEGSNKKKNSEHIVEDSNRINNRSLLSHSQYNSRIDHAEVDKSADGNVKPNQGNGPEGYVESNRKASVGISQLNDTKREQPPSKKGSKRQAPNPITEVTDGLKNPVSAERENSDPKRRDSSSDENSCSYSKYEKDEPELKGAIKDFSQYKEYVQEYHDKYESYLSLNKILESYRTEFCKLGKELDSARGQDSEKYFNVLGQLKESYRLCSTRHKRLKKIFIVLHEELKHIKERIRDFVQTYAKD; the protein is encoded by the exons ATGAGATCAAGCGGGTTGAGGCGCAAGGCGGGACTCCGAGGATTAAGTTTGATGCCAACGCCAATAATTCTAGTGGTAAT AGCTATCGTTTTAGAACCTGGGAATCCATCAATGAAGAATCAAATAAAGCAATTGGCTGCTGCCGAAG CTAATCCGTGGAGGCATTTTAAGAATAAGAAAGAGCCTCCCTTTAAAAAGCAGAAAAACGAATTGTCTCAAG TTGGGCCTCCAAAATCTACATATAAACCTGGTATGCCATCGTTACCTGCTTCTAAGGATAGGCTATCATCTTCACCTATTCCGTTGCCACCTGAGCAATTCGGTGCTCCAGTATCTCAATTTGGGTCTGCAAACACCAGTAAGACCCATGTTATTGCAGAAGATATTAGACCTCGAGTACCTGCTAAGATTAATCCTGCTGCTAGCAACGAGAAGGAAATCCCGACCATAGCTCCAAAAGGAGTACTTGAAACACCAGGACAGGAAGGGAATAGTGGAACTAAACCAACAGACTTGCAAGGAATGTTGTATAATTTACTTTTGGAGAATCCCAAGGGGATGAGTTTGAAG GCCTTGGAGAAAGCTGTTGGCGATAAAATCCCAAATGCGGTGAAAAAGATTGAGCCAATCATTAAAAAA ATTGCAACCTACCAAGCTCCAGGGAGATATCTTTTGAAATCAGGAGTTGGGTTGGAAGGCTCTAAAAAACCTACATCGGAAGGTGAAAG CTCTCCTTTGATCAGCCATCACCAAACCTCTGTACATGAAGACCTCCCTGATCAAACAAATGCTCCAGAATTGCAGTTAGAAGCAAGATGTGGCATGGATTTGGAGGAAAAGGTAGAAACCTCTCAAGCTAAcaaagaatcaaatttcttgGAGACAAATGGCATCCAACAGCCTGATCCTTTTGCTGAGAAAAAAAGTTCCGAAAATAGTGAAGGCCAGGCAGCTAGTTCTTCTGACAACGAAAGTGACAGTGATTCTGATAGTGATAGTAGTGATAGTGGAAGCGATAGTGGGAATCATAGTAGGAGTAGAAGCCGAAGCCCTGTGGGTAGTGGGAGTGGGAGTAGCAGTGATAGTGAAAGTGATGGGCCTTCCAATAGCCAGGAGGGTTCTGATGTGGACGTGGATATCATGACCAGTGACGATGACAAAGAATCCAAGCAGAAATTGCAAGCTTCTGTGCAGGGTTTCTCTACATCCCCTGCTGCTTGGAAAAGTCCAGATGGTGGGCCTGTGCAGATTATAGATGATGAGAAGGAAGACGGACAAGAATATGATGCAATTGATATTGAGAAAGATTCTTCTGATGATGAGCCAGATGCTAAAATTGATGGTCGTAGTTTACTTCCTACTGAAGAAGGTGTAAGACCCGTGGAAGAACCAAGATCCTTTTCACCATACCCTGATGAATTCCAAGAGCGCCAAAATTTTATTGGGAGTTTGTTTGAGGATAGGGAAAATAATGTTGTGGACAGTGCCAGGCATGAACAATCTGACAGCACAGGTCGAATATCTAAAGGCAAATCTAAAAGAAGTTCTGATCTGGAGTGCTTAGAAGAGAAATCTGATCATACCAAGAGATTAAAATCTGAAAGCTTAGCCCAACAACCAGTTTCTGGTAATTGGGGAGTCCAATTACAGAGTCCTCGCAATTTATCTCCTAGTAAACTCAATAGAGATTCTGTCAGAAATCTTACAAGTCAAGTTACTAATAAAGGGGAAATTAAAGGCAATTCTGACTTTAGACCAAAAAAGGGAAACAAAGAAACAGtttcagaaaaaaatagttcagATGTTTCACAAGCAGGTTGGAGGCCTCATGACCAAAGTGGAGTGAGGGCTGTAGATACAGCTACCAGAGCCGACAAGCATGGTGATATTGGGCGTGGCACTAAACACACTGAAAAGAGTGGCCATgctaatgaaaattttcatgtgTTCAAAGATACATTTTATGGAAACCCTGATAATGAAGGGACAAAGGAGAAAAAGGTGTCAAAAAATTCTAGATCAGGTGGGCCAGGGGACAAACAGATACAACCTTTGGACTCCCATCACAGTAAACCTGGTGAAATAGTTGGTAAATTCAAAGATGGCCAAACATTTTCAAGCTCACAGATGGGGTATTCACCAAgggataataataatagagttAGTGCCAACAGGTCCCCAGTTAATGGAAAAGGTCGAATTCTACAAAGAGAGCCTTCAGACCTGGAGTTAGGTGAACTTCGGGAGCCTTTCCACGAGGAAGCACGgggtaaaaagaaatttgaaagaaacaattcGTTGAAACAGTTggagaataaagaaaacactACAGATATCTGGGGTTCAGAtttaaataaaggaaaatctaATTTGAAGGCTAGTTTAGAATATGGAAAGCGGTCGTCACCCCATGTAAGTACTAAGTTTCCCAGCAATCCGGAAGgctcaaataaaaagaaaaattcagaACATATAGTTGAAGATTCTAACAGGATTAACAACCGGTCTTTGCTCTCTCATTCACAATATAATTCAAGAATAGATCATGCTGAAGTCGACAAGTCAGCTGATGGAAATGTAAAACCTAATCAAGGGAATGGTCCAGAAGGCTATGTGGAAAGCAACAGAAAAGCTTCTGTTGGCATTTCCCAGCTGAATGATACAAAAAGAGAACAGCCTCCCTCAAAAAAAGGAAGTAAAAGACAAGCACCTAATCCAATAACCGAAGTTACTGATGGACTTAAAAACCCAGTATCAGCTGAGCGTGAAAATAGCGATCCAAAGAGACGAGATTCCTCTTCAGACGAAAATAGTTGTTCATATTCCAAGTATGAAAAGGATGAGCCAGAGTTGAAGGGAGCAATCAAGGATTTTTCTCA GTACAAGGAATATGTACAGGAGTATCATGATAAATATGAATCATACCTATCTTTGAACAAAATCCTAGAAAGCTACAG GACTGAGTTCTGCAAACTCGGGAAGGAACTTGATTCTGCTAGAGGACAAGATTCGGAGAAATACTTTAATGTCTTAGGACAGTTGAAAGAATCCTATCGGCTGTGTTCAACG AGGCAcaagagattgaaaaaaatattcattgtTCTCCACGAAGAGCTGAAG CATATAAAGGAAAGGATTAGAGATTTTGTACAAACATATGCAAAAGATTAA
- the LOC101213543 gene encoding dentin sialophosphoprotein isoform X2 — MRSSGLRRKAGLRGLSLMPTPIILVVIDVGGKEFRFTWSRERGDSCEIYEERKSGEDGSGLLIESGNCWRKLNVHRVLDESTTNHVKKLSEEAERKSKSRRAIVLEPGNPSMKNQIKQLAAAEANPWRHFKNKKEPPFKKQKNELSQVGPPKSTYKPGMPSLPASKDRLSSSPIPLPPEQFGAPVSQFGSANTSKTHVIAEDIRPRVPAKINPAASNEKEIPTIAPKGVLETPGQEGNSGTKPTDLQGMLYNLLLENPKGMSLKALEKAVGDKIPNAVKKIEPIIKKIATYQAPGRYLLKSGVGLEGSKKPTSEGESSPLISHHQTSVHEDLPDQTNAPELQLEARCGMDLEEKVETSQANKESNFLETNGIQQPDPFAEKKSSENSEGQAASSSDNESDSDSDSDSSDSGSDSGNHSRSRSRSPVGSGSGSSSDSESDGPSNSQEGSDVDVDIMTSDDDKESKQKLQASVQGFSTSPAAWKSPDGGPVQIIDDEKEDGQEYDAIDIEKDSSDDEPDAKIDGRSLLPTEEGVRPVEEPRSFSPYPDEFQERQNFIGSLFEDRENNVVDSARHEQSDSTGRISKGKSKRSSDLECLEEKSDHTKRLKSESLAQQPVSGNWGVQLQSPRNLSPSKLNRDSVRNLTSQVTNKGEIKGNSDFRPKKGNKETVSEKNSSDVSQAGWRPHDQSGVRAVDTATRADKHGDIGRGTKHTEKSGHANENFHVFKDTFYGNPDNEGTKEKKVSKNSRSGGPGDKQIQPLDSHHSKPGEIVGKFKDGQTFSSSQMGYSPRDNNNRVSANRSPVNGKGRILQREPSDLELGELREPFHEEARGKKKFERNNSLKQLENKENTTDIWGSDLNKGKSNLKASLEYGKRSSPHVSTKFPSNPEGSNKKKNSEHIVEDSNRINNRSLLSHSQYNSRIDHAEVDKSADGNVKPNQGNGPEGYVESNRKASVGISQLNDTKREQPPSKKGSKRQAPNPITEVTDGLKNPVSAERENSDPKRRDSSSDENSCSYSKYEKDEPELKGAIKDFSQYKEYVQEYHDKYESYLSLNKILESYRTEFCKLGKELDSARGQDSEKYFNVLGQLKESYRLCSTRHKRLKKIFIVLHEELKHIKERIRDFVQTYAKD; from the exons ATGAGATCAAGCGGGTTGAGGCGCAAGGCGGGACTCCGAGGATTAAGTTTGATGCCAACGCCAATAATTCTAGTG GTCATTGATGTTGGTGGGAAAGAGTTTAGGTTCACATGGTCACGTGAACGTGGTGATAGTTGTGAAATATATGAAGAACGCAAAAGTGGAGAAGATGGAAGTGGTTTACTCATTGAATCAGGGAATTGTTGGAGAAAACTGAATGTGCACCGTGTCTTGGATGAATCAACTACAAACCATGTTAAGAAGTTGTCTGAAGAAGCTGAACGTAAATCTAAGTCTCGTAG AGCTATCGTTTTAGAACCTGGGAATCCATCAATGAAGAATCAAATAAAGCAATTGGCTGCTGCCGAAG CTAATCCGTGGAGGCATTTTAAGAATAAGAAAGAGCCTCCCTTTAAAAAGCAGAAAAACGAATTGTCTCAAG TTGGGCCTCCAAAATCTACATATAAACCTGGTATGCCATCGTTACCTGCTTCTAAGGATAGGCTATCATCTTCACCTATTCCGTTGCCACCTGAGCAATTCGGTGCTCCAGTATCTCAATTTGGGTCTGCAAACACCAGTAAGACCCATGTTATTGCAGAAGATATTAGACCTCGAGTACCTGCTAAGATTAATCCTGCTGCTAGCAACGAGAAGGAAATCCCGACCATAGCTCCAAAAGGAGTACTTGAAACACCAGGACAGGAAGGGAATAGTGGAACTAAACCAACAGACTTGCAAGGAATGTTGTATAATTTACTTTTGGAGAATCCCAAGGGGATGAGTTTGAAG GCCTTGGAGAAAGCTGTTGGCGATAAAATCCCAAATGCGGTGAAAAAGATTGAGCCAATCATTAAAAAA ATTGCAACCTACCAAGCTCCAGGGAGATATCTTTTGAAATCAGGAGTTGGGTTGGAAGGCTCTAAAAAACCTACATCGGAAGGTGAAAG CTCTCCTTTGATCAGCCATCACCAAACCTCTGTACATGAAGACCTCCCTGATCAAACAAATGCTCCAGAATTGCAGTTAGAAGCAAGATGTGGCATGGATTTGGAGGAAAAGGTAGAAACCTCTCAAGCTAAcaaagaatcaaatttcttgGAGACAAATGGCATCCAACAGCCTGATCCTTTTGCTGAGAAAAAAAGTTCCGAAAATAGTGAAGGCCAGGCAGCTAGTTCTTCTGACAACGAAAGTGACAGTGATTCTGATAGTGATAGTAGTGATAGTGGAAGCGATAGTGGGAATCATAGTAGGAGTAGAAGCCGAAGCCCTGTGGGTAGTGGGAGTGGGAGTAGCAGTGATAGTGAAAGTGATGGGCCTTCCAATAGCCAGGAGGGTTCTGATGTGGACGTGGATATCATGACCAGTGACGATGACAAAGAATCCAAGCAGAAATTGCAAGCTTCTGTGCAGGGTTTCTCTACATCCCCTGCTGCTTGGAAAAGTCCAGATGGTGGGCCTGTGCAGATTATAGATGATGAGAAGGAAGACGGACAAGAATATGATGCAATTGATATTGAGAAAGATTCTTCTGATGATGAGCCAGATGCTAAAATTGATGGTCGTAGTTTACTTCCTACTGAAGAAGGTGTAAGACCCGTGGAAGAACCAAGATCCTTTTCACCATACCCTGATGAATTCCAAGAGCGCCAAAATTTTATTGGGAGTTTGTTTGAGGATAGGGAAAATAATGTTGTGGACAGTGCCAGGCATGAACAATCTGACAGCACAGGTCGAATATCTAAAGGCAAATCTAAAAGAAGTTCTGATCTGGAGTGCTTAGAAGAGAAATCTGATCATACCAAGAGATTAAAATCTGAAAGCTTAGCCCAACAACCAGTTTCTGGTAATTGGGGAGTCCAATTACAGAGTCCTCGCAATTTATCTCCTAGTAAACTCAATAGAGATTCTGTCAGAAATCTTACAAGTCAAGTTACTAATAAAGGGGAAATTAAAGGCAATTCTGACTTTAGACCAAAAAAGGGAAACAAAGAAACAGtttcagaaaaaaatagttcagATGTTTCACAAGCAGGTTGGAGGCCTCATGACCAAAGTGGAGTGAGGGCTGTAGATACAGCTACCAGAGCCGACAAGCATGGTGATATTGGGCGTGGCACTAAACACACTGAAAAGAGTGGCCATgctaatgaaaattttcatgtgTTCAAAGATACATTTTATGGAAACCCTGATAATGAAGGGACAAAGGAGAAAAAGGTGTCAAAAAATTCTAGATCAGGTGGGCCAGGGGACAAACAGATACAACCTTTGGACTCCCATCACAGTAAACCTGGTGAAATAGTTGGTAAATTCAAAGATGGCCAAACATTTTCAAGCTCACAGATGGGGTATTCACCAAgggataataataatagagttAGTGCCAACAGGTCCCCAGTTAATGGAAAAGGTCGAATTCTACAAAGAGAGCCTTCAGACCTGGAGTTAGGTGAACTTCGGGAGCCTTTCCACGAGGAAGCACGgggtaaaaagaaatttgaaagaaacaattcGTTGAAACAGTTggagaataaagaaaacactACAGATATCTGGGGTTCAGAtttaaataaaggaaaatctaATTTGAAGGCTAGTTTAGAATATGGAAAGCGGTCGTCACCCCATGTAAGTACTAAGTTTCCCAGCAATCCGGAAGgctcaaataaaaagaaaaattcagaACATATAGTTGAAGATTCTAACAGGATTAACAACCGGTCTTTGCTCTCTCATTCACAATATAATTCAAGAATAGATCATGCTGAAGTCGACAAGTCAGCTGATGGAAATGTAAAACCTAATCAAGGGAATGGTCCAGAAGGCTATGTGGAAAGCAACAGAAAAGCTTCTGTTGGCATTTCCCAGCTGAATGATACAAAAAGAGAACAGCCTCCCTCAAAAAAAGGAAGTAAAAGACAAGCACCTAATCCAATAACCGAAGTTACTGATGGACTTAAAAACCCAGTATCAGCTGAGCGTGAAAATAGCGATCCAAAGAGACGAGATTCCTCTTCAGACGAAAATAGTTGTTCATATTCCAAGTATGAAAAGGATGAGCCAGAGTTGAAGGGAGCAATCAAGGATTTTTCTCA GTACAAGGAATATGTACAGGAGTATCATGATAAATATGAATCATACCTATCTTTGAACAAAATCCTAGAAAGCTACAG GACTGAGTTCTGCAAACTCGGGAAGGAACTTGATTCTGCTAGAGGACAAGATTCGGAGAAATACTTTAATGTCTTAGGACAGTTGAAAGAATCCTATCGGCTGTGTTCAACG AGGCAcaagagattgaaaaaaatattcattgtTCTCCACGAAGAGCTGAAG CATATAAAGGAAAGGATTAGAGATTTTGTACAAACATATGCAAAAGATTAA
- the LOC101207355 gene encoding 60S ribosomal protein L28-2, whose amino-acid sequence MAAVPGQLIWEIVKRNNSFLVKEFGRGTAGVQFSKEANNLYNLNSYKHSGLANKKTVTIQPGGKDQSILLATTKSKKQNKPSSSLHKSLMKKEFRRMAKAVTNQVADNYYRPDLKKAALARLSAVNRSLKVAKSGVKKRNRQALKSKK is encoded by the exons ATGGCGGCGGTTCCAGGACAACTGATTTGGGAGATTGTGAAGAGGAACAACTCTTTTTTGGTGAAGGAGTTTGGAAGGGGAACAGCTGGTGTTCAGTTCAGCAAAGAGGCCAACAATTTATACAATCTGAACTCCTACAAGCATTCTG GTTTGGCCAACAAGAAGACTGTCACAATTCAACCTGGAGGCAAAGATCAATCCATTTTGCTTGCGACAACCAAGAGCAAGAAACAGAACAAACCTTCTTCATCGCTTCATAAATCTTTGATGAAGAAAGAGTTCCGTCGGATGGCAAAAGCTGTAACAAACCAG GTGGCAGATAACTACTACAGGCCAGATCTGAAGAAGGCTGCCTTGGCAAGATTGAGTGCTGTAAACAGGAGCCTCAAGGTTGCCAAGTCTGGTGTTAAGAAGAGGAACAGGCAAGCTTTGAAATCAAAGAAGTGA